From Phycisphaerae bacterium, one genomic window encodes:
- a CDS encoding carbohydrate ABC transporter permease encodes MAKRRPGRLIVKSVLSHGLLIALSVVFLIPFVWLLTSSFKSESHLFTKRPEWIPRGEYVRLDDGTWAEVVMQEVLEYHPVDYDEQGRPKDRRPKTTRVTLVDRRGDPLLKKLTAADLPADVRDMDMGIIHPALKAAFTQSGKSLPELPRLKPVWKGRKWEIPAGEQTYILKREGDRIGVYSDEPARMVIDASRIETRVWPTFRHYVKGIEGFHFSLFLQNTLRIAVFTVLGTVLSSSWVAFGFSILEWRGRDKLFYLMLGTMMLPPQVTMIPVFVIFKSLGWCNTYLPLIVPSFLGNAFFIFLLRQFFLTIPKDLIDAARVDGCSTFRIYWQIVLPLSIPALATVALFTFMWSWNDFMGPLIYVVDEAKYTLSLGLAMFKGRFASRYGEMMAVSVLLTLPIIVLFFFTQKTFIQGIKTSGMKN; translated from the coding sequence GTGGCGAAACGAAGACCCGGCAGATTGATCGTCAAATCGGTGCTCAGCCACGGGCTGCTGATCGCGCTGTCGGTTGTGTTTCTGATCCCGTTTGTCTGGCTGCTGACTTCATCATTCAAGAGCGAGTCGCATCTGTTTACCAAGCGGCCCGAGTGGATCCCCCGTGGCGAGTACGTGCGCCTCGACGACGGCACCTGGGCCGAGGTCGTCATGCAGGAGGTGCTCGAATACCACCCTGTTGACTACGACGAGCAGGGCCGGCCAAAGGATCGCCGTCCGAAGACAACCCGGGTCACACTGGTCGATCGCCGGGGCGATCCGCTTCTCAAGAAACTCACCGCCGCCGACCTGCCGGCCGACGTCCGCGACATGGACATGGGCATCATTCACCCCGCTCTCAAGGCAGCCTTCACGCAGTCCGGGAAATCGCTTCCGGAGCTGCCGCGGCTCAAGCCCGTGTGGAAGGGCCGCAAGTGGGAGATCCCGGCGGGCGAGCAGACTTACATCCTTAAGCGTGAGGGCGACCGGATTGGCGTATACAGCGACGAGCCGGCTCGTATGGTGATCGATGCCTCGCGGATCGAGACCAGAGTCTGGCCGACATTCCGGCATTATGTTAAAGGCATCGAGGGGTTTCACTTCAGCTTGTTCCTGCAGAACACGCTGCGCATCGCGGTGTTCACCGTGCTCGGGACGGTGCTCAGTTCCAGTTGGGTGGCCTTTGGCTTCTCGATCCTCGAATGGCGCGGACGCGACAAGCTGTTCTACCTGATGCTCGGCACCATGATGCTGCCGCCACAGGTGACCATGATCCCGGTGTTCGTGATCTTCAAGTCGCTGGGCTGGTGCAACACCTATCTGCCGCTGATTGTGCCGTCGTTCCTGGGCAACGCGTTCTTCATCTTCCTGCTGCGGCAGTTCTTCCTGACCATCCCCAAGGACCTGATCGACGCCGCCCGCGTGGACGGATGCAGCACCTTCCGCATCTACTGGCAGATTGTCCTGCCGCTGTCGATCCCGGCCCTGGCCACCGTGGCCCTGTTCACCTTCATGTGGTCGTGGAACGATTTCATGGGTCCGCTGATCTACGTGGTGGACGAGGCCAAGTACACGCTCTCGCTGGGCCTGGCGATGTTCAAGGGCCGCTTCGCCAGCCGATACGGCGAGATGATGGCGGTGAGCGTGCTGCTGACCCTGCCGATCATCGTGCTGTTCTTCTTCACCCAGAAGACCTTCATCCAGGGTATCAAGACGTCGG